Within Deltaproteobacteria bacterium, the genomic segment CATAACCTTATCGTTTATTACTGGCTGCCCGGTATGCTCCACTGTTTCAAACTGCTCCACATAGAATCTGATATACTCTCCGGATAAAAGCCCAGGCATTTTTTGTATAACGATGGGGTATCAAAAAGAGAATATGTATTCTTGGCGCACGTCAGGCCATAAAAACCGTCGGGCTTTTGGTTATAAAGCGCTGTCCCGATTAATTTGCGGTTCTTGTTTGTGCTTGCGTTATATCCGCTGGTAATGGCTGAGAGGCTTGCGTTGAAGTAATCGAGCTGTGTTGTGCTGTTCGGGTTATTATAGCGCTGGCATTGGGATAAATAATAATCGAGCGGATTTTTCCCGTTCGGCGGGGCGGCAAGAAACTGGTTCAGGATGTTTACAGGCAGACTGCTCATGCTGCACCCGACCGGTGTTTCGCTTAGCATCGGGTCAATGCCATTCGGGAAATTAGTATTATAGACATTCAAGTGTTCCCATAGAGTAGTTGTGGCTGCCGCGGGCGTGACGAATAAAACGGGTATATCCTTCCCAAAACCTCCGAAATAGGCTTCAACCGCATTGTTTGAGGTGTGTTGTTGATATGTGCTGACAGACAACGGCTCATACGGGGCCGAGGGATTCAATCCGTAATCGTATAAGGCAACTAATGCGATAATATTATTGTATTGGGTGCTGATCGGAGCAAGCTGCTGGAGTTTCGGATCAAAAATTGCGATATATTTACCTTCGGCCGATAGTTGCTTGGCAAGCTCTCCGATGAATACCGTTGTTGCGTTCTCCGACAGGGTCGGGCTTTCCAGATCAAATGCAACGCCGTCCGCGTTCGGATCATTGTTGATGGTGTCTGCGATATCGTCGGCCAGCTTGATTAATGTACCCATACTCGCGTTATTAATTTCATCTGCGCTTCCGTTTATCATTGGCAACACAATTCTATTCTCACCGTCTTTAGATTGGTTCTTATAAATGTTTGTAACCGTTGCTCCCGGTAAACAGGTACCAAGCTCGGGGAGACTCAGCACAGACTCTTTAATTAGAGGCAGGGATAAGTAATTAAGCACAGAATTGCCCGGGTCAGAGGGGCAAGCTGTGTCGGCGGTCATCAAGCTGCCGTTAGGCAGATTATTTATGCTGGCGAAATCCGCCAGGATATAGAAATTCTGCCCGCTTGCATCATAGCTTGTTTCCAGCGTCTGCAGTAGTGTTGAGGTGCAGGAGCCTCCGCTGTCGCAGGTGATATCCTGCGCGACGTCATCGACAATAACACCGTTGCCGGTCGGTATTGAATTCGTCACATTCGCGCCTACAAATGAGATTACGTCCTCCGCGCTCACATCGAGGGTCCCGGCGTCATGCTCCCCGCCTTCGGTGATAGATACTTCGTGCGGCACGCCCGCGCTGTTCAGAGCATTGTCCATATCGAGCGTCTGCTGCCAGGGCACGGTGCAATCGGCAGTCCCGCTTGCGAGAAACATGGGAGGGTCCGTAAAATCCACATGTGTCGCGGGGCTCGCTTCGGAGAGGTCCGTCTGGTCGCATCCGCTTAACGGGTCGAAAGGATCATCGGGAAGCGGACAGTCGAGTAAGAACCATACAGGAATTGGGTTAAGCTCAATGCCGCAGCCTGCCGTGGTGAGCGCTTCGATTCCTTGCGCTACTATTGTGTTCAGCTCGTATGGGCCGTAAAACAATACGGCTCCCGCCACATCGCTTGAGACTCCGGGATTAACCGGCCCTTCAAGCCCGGCCATCCCGCTCGATGATGCAATCATCGCTGCAAGGTGCGCCCCCGCCGACTCCCCGGCGACAATTATCAGATTGGGGTCTATTCCCAGCCCGTCGGCATTTAATTTTAGCCACCTTATCGCCGATTTAACTTCATGAATTATTCCCGGCCACGGTTCGGCGTCCGCACCCGCAAGCCTGTATCCAACCGACACAAGGTGAAAGCCCGCCCCCTCTGCTATATCAAAAGCTATCTGAGGTATGTCTTCTTTCTCTCCCGTTACCCACCCCCCGCCGTGAAACCACACCAGCGCGGGTCTGGGAGAAGAACCCCCATCTGTAGATACACGTGACGCGCTTTGGGATGCGGGCTCCTCAATTCTATAGAAATCGAGCATCTGCCGCTCCGTCCCGCCGGCAACGTATGAAAATGTCTCGGGCGCGCTCGCGAGCATCCCGCCCGCCTCCACGATACTCCCGCTCGTAGTATCATCGCTCGAATTCTCGCTGTCACAGCCTGTCGTGCCCGCCGCCATACATAAACCTAATACCAGCATAATAAATAAAGCGGTATCTCTGGTCATCCATCTCGTTGTTCTGTCCTTCATCCGGTTCTCCCTGCGCAGTTATTATAAAGACGATAAACCCATTATACTGCAAGCTCTGGAAATAGGTAAACAGGCGAGATGGGAGCTTCCCGGCAAAATAACGTACTCACGCGGTGCGGAATAAGAAGCCGCGCTTCGACGAATCGCCGATAATTGCGGTATTAAAGTAAGCGGAGAGGATGCGGATGAGTACTACAGTAATCATGCTTCGCATTTAAACGCGTCTTGACATAAAGGGGAGCAGCACAAATCCATAATATCGGAATCCTGCTTCTCCTGTGCCAGTATCTCAAAAAGTCTCCTATACGGGATAAAATTCGATATAGTATTTAACATAGAGATTAAATCTTGTTGCGCATATACTTAGAGAGGACAATATTATGACGAGTACTAAATCTAAACTGGGAGAAGTTGGGCAGGGAATAAAAGCGGACAACGCAAGGTGGTCGTTTAGCGGAAAAACTGCGCAGAATTTTAGTGATCATGTGAGAAAGTCCGTTCCACTTTATGAAATAGGTCATGATCTTGTATGTAAGCTCAGCGACTTTTTCGTGAGGGACGATTCAGTCTGTTATGAGCTCGGCGTATCTGTTGGTGATCTAATAGCAAAATTAGCTCGGCATAACCATAAAAATAAAGCAAAATGGGTCGGCGTCGATTGTGAAAAAAATATGATAAGGGAGGCAGGCAAAAACACCTCCGGGCTCGAAAATGTAATGCTGGACTGCGCAGACATCAATTTATATGAATTCGAAAAATCCGATTTTATCGTATCGTATTATACAATTCAATTTGTACCCCCAAAATTAAGACAAGACCTGCTGAATAAAATATATGAGAGTCTCAATTGGGGAGGAGCGTTCGTCTGGTTTGAAAAGATTCGCGGTAGTGATGCGAGATTTCAGGATATTATGACTACGCTTTACAACGATTACAAACTTGAAAATAATTTCAGCACCGAAGAAATAATATCTAAAACCAGAAGTTTGAAAGGTGTGTTAGAGCCATTTTCGACTCAGGGAAATATCGACCTGCTGAAGAGAGCGGGATTTGTCGATATTCAGACCGTAATGACTTATATGTGCTTCCAGGGGTTTCTCGCGATAAAATAATCCGGTTTTTATATCTCTCTAACTATGCCGCTTGACATTTTAACCAATATTAAACGATCAGCTGCAGTATCAATCCTTGGGATTAGTAAATTAGTAAGAGAAAACCGTTTAATCAATGAAATACTTCAGATTACAGGCACTCGTTCGTTGTTAATCGGTTTAAGAGAAAGACTGATAGATAACATTAATGATATCTACTATGAGACCGATATCTATCAGACTCGCGTCAAAATGATCGACGGGACTGATGGAAACTTTTATTACAGAATAGCTATGAATGGGGATATAAGCGAACCCCCTGTCGTTAGGATGATTAATTCTTTATTAAACGAGTTTGATTCGCCTACCTTTGTTGATATTGGAGCACATATTGGTTACTACACAATATATGTGGGCAATCTGGTGGGCGGTCGTGGCTCGGTAGTTGCGATCGAACCTAACAAAAGATATTTCGCCACTTTAAAAAAGAATATCGAAATTAACGGTATTGAGGGAAGAACAAAAGCTTATAATATGGCGCTTTCCGACAAAATAGGAAAAGCAAACATGGGAGGTGAGGGGGGTAGATATTTCACTCAATCGGACACAGGTAACGTAGAAGTCATATCATTTGATGAATTATGCGAAAACGAGAACATCAAACCCGATATAGTTAAAATCGATGTATATGGCGCGGAGGTCAATGTTCTTTTAGGTATGACCAAAACACTCAGCCGCTATGTAAAACACATGTTTCTTGAGACCCACCGAACCGATTTAATGCACGGGTTCGATATTTATGACGTACTTAAAATCCTGAAAGACTACAACCTGGAAGTTTTCGAAATAACCGACTTTCGTGAAGAGCATGGCGGGAAATTAGTTCCCGTGAGTAATGATACTTTCAGAGATTTTAAAGAGTATTATGACCGAATGTTGTATATCAGGCGCGCATGAAAATCCTATAATCGGCTCACTCACCTTTGAATTAAAAAACATAGGGCGGCTCCATATGAGAAATTCGTCTGACTCTGTAAGTTTCTTAAACCTAGCTTTAGAAAAGGGGGAGCAATACAAGAGAGAATGGTTTATACTTTATAAAGAGGTATGAATAATGTCTGCAAAAAAAGCTTTTCTCACATACCTGGGCAATAGAAAATGGAGAAAGGTTAGAAGTTCAAAGGCTCCTGCGGGAAGAAAATACCTGAAATATGTCGGGAAAAGGAAATGGAAAAAAGTTAGCGCTGCTGTTGGAAAATAGCGGTTTTATCTGCTGTCAACGATAAATTTGTCTTTCTTTGATATAAGCTTAATACTTTCTTGTGAATACAGACGTGCGTTGTATTCCACTCGCATATAACCTCTCTGACGAACTTACGCTCATTATCTATATCTGAAGGGGATGCAATCATAATTTTTATTAAAGTTGCCTGGATTGCCATAATACCTCCTTCCGCATACAAAGCCTCAAGCTGATACACCTTGCATCGGTATAAAAATATAGTAGATTTAATACTCTTCGGGGTGTAGCTCAGATTGGCTAGAGCGTTGCGTTCGGGACGCAGAGGCCGCCGGTTCAAGTCCGGCCACCCCGACCACTTATATCTTTATGCCGTATTCAAACCGAAGGAGAACTACTATATTCTGTAAGGAACTCTATTTTCAGTTCGAACATTTGCTCCGGCCAAGTATTGTAATCGGAAGTTTTTAACTCTTTCGGATTTTCGAGTTATGAATTAAATCTTAATCAGTTATTTGAGTTGAGATTCATAATTTAAACAGTAATTTGAATTTAGTGCCCTTTTTGGTTTTTACAGTTTGAATCGACCCGCCTATCTGCTTAGTAAATATTTCTACAAGATCTAAACCTATACTCGCCGTCTGTTTATTATCTTTTTTATCTATGATACCTATTCCGTTATCATATATTGTGATGTATGCGTACTCTTCGTCTTTTTTCTTCATTGTCAGCTTGATTATTTCCTTGTCTTGTTTCGGGAAAGCATGGCGAAAAGCGTTAGTTAATAGTTCAGTTATGATTAAACCTAAGTATTGGGCTTTTTCGGCGCTAACTTCTAATTTGTCCAGATTAAATATAATATCTATTCTATTATCTTCACCTACAAAACTTTCTGATAGGTTAAGTCCTAAATTCTTGATGTAATCGGAGAGATTAACCTTTTCCTGATTTTCCTGTTGATATAAATTTCGATGTAATTGAGCTATGCTAAATATGCGGTCTTGGCTGTTTTTTAAAATATCCAATGCCGATTCATCGGATATCTCATGCATTTCGTGCTCTATTAAATCGGAAACCATTTGGAGACTGTTTTTAACTCGATGGTGAATTTCCCTAATATAAGATTTATTATCTTCAGCTGAGTCTTTTAATACTTTTTCAGATTTCTTTCGGTCGGAAATATCTGCAGAAATTCCAAATATGCCAATTACTTCGCCATCTTTATCGTATAACGGTCCCTTCGTGGTAGTGAAAGAGTGTTTTTTGCCGTTGATTTTTAAAATCTTTTCTGTTTCTGTTGTTCGGTTAGTATCCATCACTTGCTCATCAGCTTTTTTAATCTCTTTACACTCTTTTTTGGTAAAGTGTTCTTCACACGTAGTGTTCAAAATCTGACTTACTCTTTTCTCTAAAAGTGCGGCTCCAGCTTTGTTGATAAAAACATACTCACCCTTTAAATTCTTTACATAAACTGCTTCTTCCATTCCCTCGATAATATTGTTTGTAAAGTTATTATTTCCATGCCGGCTCGATTGAATATTACTTTTGTCTAAACTATTAATTGGTATGGGTATTTCTTCGGAAGAAGAGACTGTTTCTTTTCTCTTTTGTGCTGTTATATCAATGTGTGAGATAGCGACGCTGCCTTTGCCTGATTTTATGGCATTAGCCTTCATAATAAACCAGCGTTCATGTCTGGGACTATGACAGGCATACTCCAGTTCAAATTTGTCTTTATTGCCTTCTATAATCGATTTAATTCCCCTATGAGCTGTCAATGCGTAATCTTTTTCATCGCCTATAACTTTTTTGCATATTTCCAGATAATTTTTATTCAAATAGTTATAGCTTGCGGGCTGGCCGTTCAGTAATGAGAAATTTTCCCACGCCTTATTGACGAATATAATATTTCCCTTATTGTCTAATACCGCTATATTGACCTGAACAGAATCGAGAATATCGAAATAAATGCTATGGTTTAATTCAGGTGTATAACTGGGATTTGTTATACCGGCGGTTATTTTTTCGTCCTTTTTCGGGAACTTAAGTAAGGCTGCGTTGCTGGTATCATTGCTGTTCATAACTATCCCCTCCCCTTTAGAAGATAATTACTATTATGCAGACGATATATAGAATTAATGTTTGATGTTACGATAATAATAAATCGATATTTGTCAAGACGAAGCAAGTACGAAGCCTATAAAGAATGATCAGTTCATGTTCTGTTAATCATTGCAAATACCACATAAACACTTAGTCCTGATCCTGATCCTTATCAAAACTCACCCTCAGTGTGCTGCTCCCCTTGTGTCAAGCTCTGTTTAAGTTGAAAATCTGGAAATACAGTAACACACACTATGAGGCTTTGAGAAACTTAATCATGCGTTTTGAAGTATAAAGGCTTTCTAATTAAAGGCAGAAATTTGGGATTAAGTATCTTGTTGACAGTAGGATGTTATTTGCGATAATATTGCGTTAGTGCATAAAGTGGTTTAAGGAGTAGCCGGGAGATCAAAGGAGGGAGTCGTATGAAATTCTTATCCAGTAGAGTAGCGTTACTACTTATACTTTGCGTAAGCCTAATTAGCTGGTCTGCTGTACAAGCGGAGCAGGAGAAGGAAATGAAACCTGACTCTAGTCAGCCAGCGATGATCATGACTTTACCATCAGACATCACTTGGACCGATGTTCCACCAGCATTACCGCCGGGCGCAAAGATCGCTGTGTTAGAAGGAGACCCACACAATCCTGGACCATACACACTTCGCCTCAAAATGCCTGCAAATTATAAGATTCCAGCGCATTGGCACACAATGGTTGAGCGTGTATCCGTTATCTCAGGCACTATGAATGCGGGAATGGGAGACAAGCTTGATATTGCGCAAGGAAAGGCGTTTCCTGCCGGAAGTTTCGTTTTCATACCCGCAAAAATGAACCATTTTGCCTGGGCTGATGAGGAAACAATCATTCAGATTAACGGGGATGGTCCATTTGATATAAATTACATTAATCCCGCGGACGACCCAAGAAATACGAAATAGAATAGAAACATACGTCGAAGATTGAATCGCCTAACTCGGTCTTGCTACGCCCCCGGAGTATGAAATGATACTAACTTAACACCGGATCCGGCAAGTCAATCAACAGGCCTAGGTAGCGCTTGTTGTCTTCACTATAGTCTTTAGCCGTACTAAGTCTACTGCTCCCCTCATTAACCTCCAATATATTTTGTATAAATTTGTACAGCCTTAACTGTTCAAAGTATGCATCTGCTCTCTTGCTTCAACCAATCATATCTTCGTACCTGTCTGAAATTATTGCAAATCTATATTTCACAACCAATTGGTACAAATATTGCGCAATGCCATTACGTGTAGTTATTACAGTGAGTAATTGTTTTGAGAGAGATTAAGGGGGTATTAACTGAAATGAGAATTTTATTTAAGACTTTTTTCATAATTCTGTCTCTAGGCCTTGCGGGCTGTATGACCGGCACCTACAGCATGGAAGAGTTACATAAGAATCAGTTCCGAATAGAGGCGAAGGTTGATAAATTAGCGGAGGAGATTGAGGCGTCCGAAGCTCGTGATGACCGGGTACAAGAGCGGATAGCCGGTATCGAGGAGTTGCTTGAACAACATGAGGAGCTGCTTTCCGTACATGGCGGCCCTAAAATCGTAAGTCGCGAGAACGGAGCGCTTTGGGGGTCGCTCAAGAATAGTGATCATCTGAAAGCGCAGGAAAAAAAACAAAGCGCAAAACAGCAGTTTGCTAAAATAGATTCGATTCACTCTCCTGACGAATTGTACTCCGCTGCGGAAAGTTTCTTCGACAGAGGTAATTATAAGTACGCGATCCTGACGTATCAGGAATTCATAAATAAGCACCCGGGCGACTCCCGGGTTCCGAGAGCCAATTTAAAACAGGGTTATGCCCTGATTAAGATCGGCAGGAGGAAAGAGGCGCAATATTTTCTTGAAACGATAGTCGTCAAATTCCCGAAGTCCTCGGAAGCGCAGATAGCAAGTAATAAGCTAACCGAATTAAGGAGATAAGATTCAAGAAATGGTAGTAGGGGGTTTTTATGTCCACACGGAACACTTATCACGTGCTGCTCGATCACTCATCAGGCAAATGGAGGATCGTTCTGGCAAAGTCCCGAAATGCACCTGCAGCTTTGGTTGTCAAAGAAGAGGCTATTCAGAAAGCGCGAGAGCTGGCGGAAACTAACATGCCGAGCCTGGTCATAGTGCATAACACTGATGGGACGGTTCAAACAAAATATATATACGAAGATGATCCGTTTAGTTATGATGGCTGATGCTTTTACGGATAACGAGTTCAATATAGATAAGGAAAAAATTGAAACGAGTGAGGTAACGTTCGGCAGGTAGGACTGGAAATCATAAAAAGTGTGGGAGTCTGCCGCAATTATAAAAAGTTGCGGGAATAAGCAAGAGAAAATAAGGATCGAGTAATGATCGATAAATTACGCGTGTGTCCGAATTGCGAAATGCCGGAAGCTATGTGGAGCGAGCATTAAGCTATGTGGAGCGAGCATTACTATCGGGAGCAAAAGACTTACTGCTGTAAGGAGTGTGCGGAATCTGGCTTCTGTAATTGTTTTGCAGGGGGCGTGGAAGGAGTCGATGAACACTCCTTATTCAGTTGTCCCAAAAATTCCGGGAGCCGGAAAGAATCTGCCGAGCAAGTCTTAAGAAATCTGTTTATAAAGCTTGAATGCCCGCCTCCGCCTGATGCGGATGACAGCAGCGATTAGAAGTAAGTTATTTGTGTTCACCAATTAACATTTCAACTGCATGTATATCAACATGTATTTTTATCGGCAAATATATTGTTTAAAAGATCGTGTGATTTGAATAAATTATGAAACCCCGTTCACTTTAAACTTCTGGCACTAATATTGCTAAAGTAACAAGTAACTATAACTCAAAAGGAGAGTACGACCATGGAAATGGAAACATTAAAAGATTTATTTATAGATCAGTTAGAGGATATATATTACGCGGAAAATCAGATTGTCGATGCGCTGCCCAAAATGATAGAAGCGGCTTCATCATCGGAGCTCAAAGAGGCCTTTGAGAAACACCTGGATGAGACCAAAGGGCAAATTGAGCGTTTAGAAAAGGTATTCGACATTCTCGATTTGGAGCCTGAGAAGAAAAAGTGTGAAGCCATAGAGGGAATAATCGATGAAGGAGAGGAATTGATAGAGATGAAGGATGAAATAGATCCCGATGTATTGGATGCCGGCCTCATCGCGTCCGCCCAGAGAGTTGAGCATTATGAGATTGCGGTATACGGGACGATAAGAAGGTTCGCCAAGAGAATCGGTGAAGAAGAAGCCGCGGATCTGCTCACTCAGAATCTGGATCAGGAATACGACGCGGATCAGAAGTTAACCAGAATTGCCGAAGACACGGTTAATAAAGA encodes:
- a CDS encoding ferritin-like domain-containing protein yields the protein METLKDLFIDQLEDIYYAENQIVDALPKMIEAASSSELKEAFEKHLDETKGQIERLEKVFDILDLEPEKKKCEAIEGIIDEGEELIEMKDEIDPDVLDAGLIASAQRVEHYEIAVYGTIRRFAKRIGEEEAADLLTQNLDQEYDADQKLTRIAEDTVNKEAAE
- a CDS encoding DUF2188 domain-containing protein, which encodes MSTRNTYHVLLDHSSGKWRIVLAKSRNAPAALVVKEEAIQKARELAETNMPSLVIVHNTDGTVQTKYIYEDDPFSYDG
- a CDS encoding methyltransferase domain-containing protein; amino-acid sequence: MTSTKSKLGEVGQGIKADNARWSFSGKTAQNFSDHVRKSVPLYEIGHDLVCKLSDFFVRDDSVCYELGVSVGDLIAKLARHNHKNKAKWVGVDCEKNMIREAGKNTSGLENVMLDCADINLYEFEKSDFIVSYYTIQFVPPKLRQDLLNKIYESLNWGGAFVWFEKIRGSDARFQDIMTTLYNDYKLENNFSTEEIISKTRSLKGVLEPFSTQGNIDLLKRAGFVDIQTVMTYMCFQGFLAIK
- a CDS encoding PAS domain-containing protein, whose protein sequence is MNSNDTSNAALLKFPKKDEKITAGITNPSYTPELNHSIYFDILDSVQVNIAVLDNKGNIIFVNKAWENFSLLNGQPASYNYLNKNYLEICKKVIGDEKDYALTAHRGIKSIIEGNKDKFELEYACHSPRHERWFIMKANAIKSGKGSVAISHIDITAQKRKETVSSSEEIPIPINSLDKSNIQSSRHGNNNFTNNIIEGMEEAVYVKNLKGEYVFINKAGAALLEKRVSQILNTTCEEHFTKKECKEIKKADEQVMDTNRTTETEKILKINGKKHSFTTTKGPLYDKDGEVIGIFGISADISDRKKSEKVLKDSAEDNKSYIREIHHRVKNSLQMVSDLIEHEMHEISDESALDILKNSQDRIFSIAQLHRNLYQQENQEKVNLSDYIKNLGLNLSESFVGEDNRIDIIFNLDKLEVSAEKAQYLGLIITELLTNAFRHAFPKQDKEIIKLTMKKKDEEYAYITIYDNGIGIIDKKDNKQTASIGLDLVEIFTKQIGGSIQTVKTKKGTKFKLLFKL
- a CDS encoding cupin domain-containing protein; translation: MKFLSSRVALLLILCVSLISWSAVQAEQEKEMKPDSSQPAMIMTLPSDITWTDVPPALPPGAKIAVLEGDPHNPGPYTLRLKMPANYKIPAHWHTMVERVSVISGTMNAGMGDKLDIAQGKAFPAGSFVFIPAKMNHFAWADEETIIQINGDGPFDINYINPADDPRNTK
- a CDS encoding FkbM family methyltransferase, yielding MIDGTDGNFYYRIAMNGDISEPPVVRMINSLLNEFDSPTFVDIGAHIGYYTIYVGNLVGGRGSVVAIEPNKRYFATLKKNIEINGIEGRTKAYNMALSDKIGKANMGGEGGRYFTQSDTGNVEVISFDELCENENIKPDIVKIDVYGAEVNVLLGMTKTLSRYVKHMFLETHRTDLMHGFDIYDVLKILKDYNLEVFEITDFREEHGGKLVPVSNDTFRDFKEYYDRMLYIRRA
- a CDS encoding alpha/beta hydrolase; translated protein: MKDRTTRWMTRDTALFIMLVLGLCMAAGTTGCDSENSSDDTTSGSIVEAGGMLASAPETFSYVAGGTERQMLDFYRIEEPASQSASRVSTDGGSSPRPALVWFHGGGWVTGEKEDIPQIAFDIAEGAGFHLVSVGYRLAGADAEPWPGIIHEVKSAIRWLKLNADGLGIDPNLIIVAGESAGAHLAAMIASSSGMAGLEGPVNPGVSSDVAGAVLFYGPYELNTIVAQGIEALTTAGCGIELNPIPVWFLLDCPLPDDPFDPLSGCDQTDLSEASPATHVDFTDPPMFLASGTADCTVPWQQTLDMDNALNSAGVPHEVSITEGGEHDAGTLDVSAEDVISFVGANVTNSIPTGNGVIVDDVAQDITCDSGGSCTSTLLQTLETSYDASGQNFYILADFASINNLPNGSLMTADTACPSDPGNSVLNYLSLPLIKESVLSLPELGTCLPGATVTNIYKNQSKDGENRIVLPMINGSADEINNASMGTLIKLADDIADTINNDPNADGVAFDLESPTLSENATTVFIGELAKQLSAEGKYIAIFDPKLQQLAPISTQYNNIIALVALYDYGLNPSAPYEPLSVSTYQQHTSNNAVEAYFGGFGKDIPVLFVTPAAATTTLWEHLNVYNTNFPNGIDPMLSETPVGCSMSSLPVNILNQFLAAPPNGKNPLDYYLSQCQRYNNPNSTTQLDYFNASLSAITSGYNASTNKNRKLIGTALYNQKPDGFYGLTCAKNTYSLFDTPSLYKKCLGFYPESISDSMWSSLKQWSIPGSQ
- a CDS encoding tetratricopeptide repeat protein gives rise to the protein MRILFKTFFIILSLGLAGCMTGTYSMEELHKNQFRIEAKVDKLAEEIEASEARDDRVQERIAGIEELLEQHEELLSVHGGPKIVSRENGALWGSLKNSDHLKAQEKKQSAKQQFAKIDSIHSPDELYSAAESFFDRGNYKYAILTYQEFINKHPGDSRVPRANLKQGYALIKIGRRKEAQYFLETIVVKFPKSSEAQIASNKLTELRR